The proteins below are encoded in one region of Thermococcus sp. JdF3:
- a CDS encoding CoA-binding protein, giving the protein MGAPKLDFMFYPKSVAVIGASNVPGKVGNAIMRSITLKYEGKVYAVNVKGGEIEVNGKKFPVYRSIKEISD; this is encoded by the coding sequence ATGGGGGCACCAAAACTGGACTTCATGTTTTACCCGAAAAGCGTGGCTGTCATAGGCGCTTCAAATGTTCCAGGAAAGGTTGGAAACGCGATAATGCGCTCGATAACGCTCAAGTATGAGGGTAAGGTCTACGCTGTCAACGTCAAGGGTGGCGAAATAGAGGTCAATGGAAAGAAGTTCCCAGTTTATAGGAGCATTAAGGAAATTTCCGAT